The proteins below come from a single Ranitomeya imitator isolate aRanImi1 unplaced genomic scaffold, aRanImi1.pri SCAFFOLD_444, whole genome shotgun sequence genomic window:
- the LOC138653134 gene encoding LOW QUALITY PROTEIN: uncharacterized protein (The sequence of the model RefSeq protein was modified relative to this genomic sequence to represent the inferred CDS: deleted 2 bases in 2 codons) codes for MIDSGASGNFMDISFAQKHGIRPVKKATPVQMETVDGSLLNSGPVDQETEPLKVFMGKDHQERLSFMLIASPHFPIILGLPWLQAQNPTINWETKELHFPEKQIGPEVAVCAVPEGSSTLSELPAMYHEYADVCDKRNADQLPPHRPYDCPIELLPGAGIPFGKIYPLAGPELKALKDYIDENLAKGFIRHSSSPAGAPIFFVKKKDGSLRPCIDYRELNKVTIRNRYPLPLIPELLERVRHAKIFSKLDLRGAYNLVRIRPGDEWKTAFRSRYGHFEYLVMPFGLCNAPATFQHLVNDIFRDLLDTFVVIYLDDILIFSNSTEEHHGHVKMVLERLRQNHLYIKLEKCEFHQTEIQFLGYVMSSRGICMDESKTQAIKNWPVPKNVKEVQCFIGFANFYRRFIRNFSEVVSPITQLTRKRSTFTWTPQAQEAFSHLKSKFTTAPILVHPNPELAFIVEVDASDCAIGAILSQRTGEKNVLHPVLFFSQRLSAAEKNYDVGIRELLAIIAAFKEWRHHLQGTAQQIVVLTDHRNLEFIRSAKCLTPRQARWSLFLNQFNFVISYRPGSCNGKADALSRIHSTETSPLTTSKTILPDSRFLGVIHNQDLLNDIKEAYHSDSFLAQPPRDVSLVYKNGVWFQGQRLYIPETGQTESTTAHPRLQDSTGKEQEDEETGGDPQSGKETMASESQTGQMLGEIEQGKESPAIEESYSQQNTAELGDTLEKQLQAHSSLNFKQLAKEMALYLAEDFKQAVADMIQATTKDLQNKVIHQEKQLQEAEQRISEAEDKVNQLEKQVNDLKKQSSYTMDKLEDLENRSRRNNLKLIGLPESINTQQLNDIFEVELPKELGLPYKCRVERAHRIGPPRESPEPGGGRNKQNNKETQRPRQSVAKYNKTEWRIWGDDLITWQLVENLRLPVLLNKVLTDNGDSIIIGGDCNEVLREEEDRQGSLMRLSLGGGSRLTGKKGYLEDMITNWQLKDAWRTTHPMDREYTHYSHAHKTWSRLDMFFISDKILHKMLDTNIEDMVISDHSPVTLDLADTHRKGTDYLWRFPETMTKDHDFVKRMREWWTEFASHNGEHKSNSRLYWETAKAVLRGNIIAHTQRLKKRIKDQFLMASSEVRTTYITYKNSLLDEDKNNWIRAKKNFEEWAEKREQLYKNNFEIELNRYGDKAGKILANLARGRYAYASIMAIRDSRGQRLMDPKDINKELGKFYTKLYKEEGRQDVAGDVWLDKIKIPGLTDEELQELNGCITEEEISMAIKGMGANKAPGPDGFNGSFYKAMSEQITPTLKELYNRILQGETMSEVMNTAYIKLLPKGGKDLEDPSGYRPISLINQDVKLLSKIMADRLAKILPRLISKHQTGFVKGRSAVANIRKAMLLLDMVRNKQLEKGEDPAMVTLDAEKAFDNVRWPWLGQVLDKINLVGPFRQFLEVLYHNPKAKVYTTGFLSDAFELKKGTRQGCPLSPLLFNLAIEPLSRYLTDHSSYKGIKVGKEVVKTALFADDIILFMRNPEEDLPRLLLEIEKFGEFSGFRLNKTKCEILFMRNNVKRGQGNNIMGIPKATTSIKYLGIHLGSSPKQIKDVLNYVSSCEVCARCKTPRSSPTGLLQPLPTPSRPWGSISMDFIVELPTSQGKNTILVVVDRLTKAAHFIPCSGLPTAKQTADLIIQEVFRLHGLPDEVISDRGVQFTSRFWQNFCAALDVKVNLSSAFHPQTNGQTERTNQTLEQYLRCFICHLQDDWVDLLPLAEFSYNNAQSASTKQSPFYANLGYHPNILPRFPIDTPLPAVTDRIASLQRNVNLLKENLESAQEKYKRAADKFCKPAPAFKVGDLVWLSTKNLKLRIPSSKLGHKYIGPYRINKIVSAVACRLRLPRTMRIHLVFHVSLLKAAVPNMFPGRSSPHPDPVLIDGQEEFVVERILDSRLHRNQLQYLIKWQGYSVEDNSWEPVDNINAPRLLRQFHQRYPDKPGLGSSGGCP; via the exons ATGATTGACTCAGGGGCAAGTGGCAATTTTATGGACATCTCTTTTGCCCAGAAACATGGGATACGTCCCGTGAAGAAAGCTACTCCTGtacagatggagactgtggatggttcCCTGTTAAACTCTGGACCAGTGGATCAGGAGACGGAACCCTTGAAGGTGTTCATGGGTAAAGATCATCAAGAGAGATTGTCTTTTATGCTTATTGCTTCTCCCCATTTTCCCATcattttagggttgccatggctgcaggctcagaaccctacaattaactgggagaccaaggagttGCACTTCCCGGAGAAACAGATAGGTCCAGAAGTTGCAGTTTGTGCTGTTCCTGAGGGATCCTCCACGCTTTCAGAGCTACCAGCTATGTACCATGAGTATGCCGACGTATGTGACAAGAGGAACGCTGATCAGCTTCCCCCTCATCGTCCATATGATTGTCCAATTGAACTATTGCCAGGAGCAGGTATACCCTTTGGTAAGATCTACCCTTTGGCAGGGCCCGAGCTAAAGGCTTTGAAGGACTATATTGATGAGAATTTAGCCAAAGGCTTCATACGCCACTCCTCATCTCCTGCAGGTGCAcccatcttctttgtgaagaaaaaagatggatctcttagaccctgcatagattaccgggagcttaataaggttactatcagaaaccgttacccactgcctttgatccctgagttattggagagagtacggcatgccaagattttttctaaactggatctccgtggggcctataatttggtccgtattagacctggggatgaatggaagaccgcattcagatcacgttatggacatttcgaatacttagtcatgccgttcggtctaTGTAATGCCCCAGCAACTTTTCAACATTTAGTGAACGACATTTTCAGGGATCTTTTGGATACTTTTGTAGtgatttatttagatgatattttgatt ttttctaactCTACAGAGGAACATCATGGACACGTGAAGATGGTCTTAGAACGCCTACGACAGAATCATCTTTATATCAAACTTGAAAAATGCGAATTCCATCAGACCGAGATTCAATTTTTGGGGTATGTAATGTCATCACGAGGAATTTGTATGGATGAGAGTAAAACCCAAGCCATCAAGAACTGGCCAGTTCCGAAGAATGTGAAGGAAGTACAGTGCTTCATCGGGTTTGCCAATTTCTACAGGCGTTTTATTAGGAACTTTTCTGAGGTAGTGTCACCTATCACGCAACTTACCCGTAAAAGATCTACCTTCACCTGGACTcctcaagcccaagaagcattTTCTCACCTGAAGAGTAAATTTACCACAGCACCTATCCTAGTGCATCCCAACCCTGAACTGGCCTTCATAGTAGAAGTGGATGCCTCTGACTGTGCCATCGGAGCTATACTctcccagagaacaggtgagaagaatgttttgcat cctgtgctttttttttcacagcGGTTGTCTGCAGCAGAAAAGAACTACGACGTGGGCATTAGAGAATTGTTGGccatcattgctgccttcaaggaatggagacatcatctTCAGGGAACTGCACAGCAGATAGTCGTCCTGACCGACCATCGCAATCTTGAATTTATCAGATCAGCTAAGTGCCTGActcctcgccaggctcgttggagTCTGTTCTTGAATCAATTCAATTTTGTAATCTCTTATAGGCCAGGGTCGTGCAATGGAAAAGCAGACGCACTCTCTAGGATCCATTCAACTGAGACCTCTCCACTCACTACTTCTAAGACTATTCTTCCCGATTCCAGGTTCCTGGGAGTGATTCACAATCAAGACCTACTTAATGACATCAAGGAGGCATACCATTCGGATTCCTTTCTGGCTCAACCTCCTAGGGATGTAAGTCTTGTTTATAAGAATGGTGTGTGGTTTCAAGGCCAACGTTTGTATATACCTGAAACGGGTCAGACTGAGAGTACTACAGCTCATCCACGACTCCAAGATA GCACGGGGAAAGAGCAGGAGGATGAGGAGACCGGAGGAGACCCACAGAGCGGGAAAGAGACAATGGCGTCGGAGTCACAGACAGGTCAGATGCTGGGAGAGATAGAACAGGGGAAAGAGTCCCCAGCGATAGAAGAGAGCTATAGCCAACaaaacactgcagagctgggagacACATTAGAAAAGCAGCTACAGGCCCATAGCTCACTAAACTTTAAGCAGTTGGCAAAAGAAATGGCACTTTATCTAGCTGAAGACTTTAAACAGGCTGTAGCTGACATGATACAAGCTACCACTAAGGATCTGCAGAATAAGGTGATTCACCAGGAAAAGCAATTACAAGAGGCAGAGCAAAGGATATCTGAGGCTGAAGACAAAGTTAATCAGCTAGAGAAACAAGTTAATGACTTAAAGAAACAGTCCTCATACACTATGGATAAACTAGAGGATCTGGAAAACAGGTCCCGCAGAAATAACCTGAAATTAATAGGTCTCCCAGAGTCAATAAATACACAGCAGCTAAATGACATCTTTGAGGTGGAATTGCCAAAGGAATTGGGATTACCATATAAATGCAGAGTAGAACGTGCTCACAGGATAGGCCCCCCCAGAGAGTCTCCAGAACCTGGTGGAGGCAGAAATAAGCAAAACAACAAGGAAACACAGAGACCACGTCAGTCAGTGGCAAA GTACAACAAGACCGAATGGAGAATCTGGGGTGATGATCTCATCACGTGGCAGCTGGTAGAGAATCTGCGACTTCCGGTTTTACTG AATAAAGTGCTGACTGATAATGGTGACAGCATAATTATAGGAGGAGACTGTAACGAAGTGCTTAGGGAGGAGGAAGACAGACAGGGGAGTTTAATGAGACTGAGTTTAGGTGGTGGAAGTAGACTTACAGGGAAAAAAGGCTATTTAGAAGACATGATAACGAATTGGCAGCTGAAAGACGCGTGGAGAACAACACATCCTATGGATCGGGAGTACACACATTACTCTCACGCACACAAGACATGGTCAAGATTAGACATGTTCTTTATTTCAGACAAGATATTACATAAAATGCTAGATACTAATATTGAGGACATGGTGATCTCAGATCATAGCCCTGTTACTCTAGATTTGGCTGACACACATCGGAAAGGGACAGACTATTTATGGCGATTCCCAGAGACCATGACAaaagatcatgattttgtgaaacggATGAGGGAATGGTGGACGGAATTTGCATCTCATAACGGAGAACATAAATCAAATTCTAGATTATATTGGGAAACTGCAAAGGCGGTGCTAAGGGGAAACATTATAGCTCACACACAGAGGTTAAAGAAGCGCATAAAAGACCAGTTCTTAATGGCAAGCAGTGAAGTTAGGACCACATATATAACGTATAAAAACTCACTGTTAGATGAGGATAAAAATAATTGGATACGAGCCAAAAAAAATTTTGAAGAGTGGGCGGAAAAAAGGGAACAATTATATAAAAATAACTTTGAAATAGAGTTGAATAGATATGGGGATAAAGCAGGGAAAATATTGGCTAATTTAGCTAGGGGAAGATACGCTTATGCATCTATAATGGCAATTAGAGACTCAAGAGGGCAACGCCTGATGGACCCCAAAGATATAAATAAGGAATTGGGCAAATTTTACACTAAGTTGTACAAAGAGGAGGGACGACAGGACGTAGCAGGGGATGTATGGCTGGATAAAATTAAAATTCCCGGATTGACAGATGAGGAACTACAAGAATTGAATGGGTGCATCACGGAAGAAGAAATTAGTATggcaataaaggggatgggagccaATAAGGCACCTGGACCCGATGGATTTAATGGTTCTTTCTATAAAGCAATGAGTGAGCAAATAACTCCCACACTTAAAGAATTATATAATCGTATTTTACAAGGAGAAACTATGTCAGAAGTCATGAATACGGCTTACATAAAACTTCTCCCAAAGGGAGGGAAAGACTTAGAGGACCCCTCGGGTTATAGACCGATATCACTGATAAATCAAGATGTCAAACTCCTCTCAAAAATTATGGCAGATAGGTTGGCTAAAATACTGCCAAGATTAATATCGAAACATCAAACAGGCTTTGTAAAGGGAAGGTCAGCCGTTGCTAATATAAGAAAAGCCATGTTGTTGTTAGACATGGTTAGGAACAAACAATTGGAAAAGGGGGAGGATCCAGCAATGgtcacattagatgcagaaaaagcaTTCGATAATGTGAGGTGGCCATGGCTGGGTCAAGTACTAGACAAAATAAATCTAGTAGGCCCATTTAGGCAATTTCTGGAGGTATTGTACCATAACCCCAAGGCAAAGGTATATACAACGGGGTTTCTTTCCGATGCCTTTGAGCTGAAGAAGGGAACAAGGCAGGGATGCCCTTTATCCCCTTTGTTGTTTAATCTAGCAATCGAACCCTTGTCAAGGTACCTAACTGATCATAGCTCTTACAAAGGGATAAAGGTGGGAAAGGAGGTGGTCAAAACTGCTTTGTTTGCAGATGACATAATTTTGTTtatgagaaatccagaagaagatcttcctaggttactattagagattgaaaaatttggagaattctcgggctttcgattaaacaagactaaatgtgaaattctgttcatgagaaataatgtgaaacgtgGTCAGGGAAATAATATAATGGGCATCCCGAAAGCGACAACATCTATAAAATATTTGGGAATACATTTGGGAAGTTCGCCGAAACAGAT AAAAGATGTTCTAAATTATGTCTCTTCATGCGAAGTGTGTGCGAGATGCAAGACACCACGTTCTTCACCGACGGGTCTATTACAACCCCTACCCACCCCATCCCGTCCATGGGGatccatttccatggatttcattgtggagttgcCAACCTCGCAAGGGAAAAACaccattttggtggtggtggatcgtTTGACAAAGGCAGCTCACTTTATTCCCTGTAGCGGcttacccactgctaaacagacCGCAGATTTAATAATTCAAGAGGTGTTTCGTTTGCATGGACTACCGGATGAGGTCATTTCTGATCGAGGGGTGCAATTCACTTCAAGGTTTTGGCAGAACTTCTGTGCCGCATTGGATGTTAAAGTAAATCTTTCTTCtgcctttcatcctcagacaaatggccagacagaacggaccaaccagaccctggagcagtatctccgctgctttatctgccacctacaggatgattgggtggatttacTTCCTTTGGCTGAATTTTCTTATAATAACGCTCAGAGTGCCTCCACTAAGCAGTCTCCTTTTTATGCTAATCTAGGTTATCATCCTAACATACTTCCTCGATTTCCTATAGATACGCCTCTGCCAGCTGTGACTGACAGAATCGCTTCCCTACAACGGAATGTCAATCTTCTAAAAGAGAATCTGGAATCCGCTCAGGAGAAATATAAAAGAGCAGCTGATAAATTTTGTAAACCCGCACCAGCCTTCAAGGTAGGAGACTTGGTCTGGCTGTCAACTAAGAACCTTAAGTTAAGGATTCCATCATCCAAATTGGGACATAAGTACATTGGTCCCTACAGGATCAATAAGATTGTAAGTGCCGTGGCTTGTCGTCTTCGTCTGCCCAGAACCATGAGAATTCACCTTGTTTTTCACGTTTCCCTACTAAAGGCAGCAGTACCTAATATGTTTCCTGGACGTTCTTCTCCTCATCCTGACCCAGTGCTGATTGATGGTCAGGAGGAATTTGTAGTGGAAAGGATTCTGGATTCTAGGTTGCATAGAAATCAGCTACAATACCTGATTAAGTGGCAAGGCTACTCAGTTGAAGACAACTCATGGGAACCGGTTgataacattaatgctcctcgcttaCTTCGCCAGTTCCATCAGAGGTACCCAGACAAGCCGGGTCTGGGGTCATCCGGAGGCTGTCCCTAA